Proteins from a genomic interval of Pecten maximus chromosome 13, xPecMax1.1, whole genome shotgun sequence:
- the LOC117340684 gene encoding zinc finger protein 862-like: protein MDLYKFGFISNKAKRQKTEDHDSSNSSNKEKKQEYEKNRKRKFQDSWKEEFKGLNHEVTVDETESKVLAASTSESGDTPSSSSTDGNLSGIMYCDICRKNRNLADQSSSMFIGTSSFRKDTLVSHWKSSSHQRCEERKKLQESSSSSSLAASGPIVDMARKMGEDVEKQIEKLINTAYFVCKEEMPFQSYPSLINLQLKNKADMGNFYRTDNACRRSLGDNGTPENHYLSMEDIQHAHADGIVECIEKAFSRCGMDDWRDKLIGFGSDGASVNLGGRAGVAVKLKQDANHLIITHCVSHRLELAATNAIKQHRLMRYVQDLLTNVYKQYHYSPKALRELRQIAETLEEKVLKPGNLHGTRWLPHVHGALKIVVRDYMVIVAHFEHIITTRSASAEVQGRAANVSKKLKDYSFLYMVFFMLDVLSVLSELSLASQKDSVTLGQMIDAVTSTHLSLVELKSENGNTLSNFLQDVTDENCFKTIQLTNVKDNDDFKPQKEDIIGKVSQALEQRFRSMETDPILTAAATLMGLQEYPRDRDEMATYATAELNLLVEHFTIPLREAGCTIANIGKEFKDLKAYLLRNKNVSLQNIFQRDDLCHRLHNLLMLMEILLVFPISSACCERGFSAMKRVKSDWRSRLTPEMLQKLLFIVIEGPSVDDFNTARVMDRWWSSERAKKPGFNPNDFM from the exons ATGGATCTGTATAAATTCGGCTTCATTAGCAACAAAGCTAAACGCCAAAAAACAGAAGACCATGATAGTAGCAATTCATCTAATAAAGAGAAAAAACaagaatatgaaaaaaacagGAAACGCAAATTCCAAGACTCTTGGAAAGAAGAGTTTAAAGGGTTAAATCATGAAGTGACTGTTGACGAAACTGAAAGCAAAGTTCTTGCGGCGAGCACCAGCGAAAGTGGAGATACACCTAGTTCTAGTTCTACCGATGGCAACCTGTCGGGTATTATGTACTGCGACATATGTAGAAAAAACAGAAATTTAGCCGACCAGTCGAGCTCTATGTTTATTGGAACATCATCATTCCGTAAAGACACTTTGGTGTCACACTGGAAAAGCAGTTCACACCAGAGATGCGAGGAGCGGAAAAAACTGCAAGAATCGTCTAGTTCTAGTTCATTAGCAGCATCAGGTCCAATAGTAGACATGGCAAGAAAAATGGGTGAAGATGTTGAAAAACAGATTGAAAAGTTGATTAATACTGCATATTTTGTCTGTAAGGAAGAAATGCCATTTCAGAGCTATCCATCTCTTATCAATCTACAATTGAAAAACAAGGCAGATATGGGCAATTTCTATCGCACTGATAATGCTTGTAGAAG AAGTCTGGGTGACAATGGGACACCAGAAAATCATTATCTGTCAATGGAGGATATCCAACATGCACATGCTGATGGGATTGTTGAATGCATTGAGAAAGCTTTTAGTCGATGTGGCATGGATGATTGGAGGGACAAACTTATTGGATTTGGGTCAGACGGTGCATCTGTCAACCTTGGTGGACGAGCAGGAGTAGCTGTCAAATTGAAGCAAGATGCAAATCATCTAATCATAACACACTGTGTGTCTCACAGACTTGAACTTGCAGCTACAAATGCAATCAAACAGCATCGGCTGATGCGTTACGTCCAAGATCTTCTGACCAATGTGTATAAGCAGTACCACTATTCCCCGAAGGCTTTACGAGAACTAAGACAGATCGCAGAGACCCTTGAGGAAAAGGTTCTGAAGCCAGGTAATCTCCATGGCACTAGATGGCTACCCCATGTTCACGGAGCATTGAAGATTGTGGTAAGGGATTATATGGTGATTGTCGCTCATTTCGAGCACATTATAACAACTCGCTCTGCCTCTGCTGAGGTACAAGGACGAGCCGCTAATGTCTCAAAAAAACTGAAAGACTACTCTTTTCTGTATATGGTTTTCTTCATGCTAGACGTTCTATCTGTTCTGTCTGAACTGAGTCTTGCATCTCAAAAAGACAGTGTGACTTTAGGTCAAATGATAGATGCAGTCACATCAACTCATCTGTCTCTAGTGGAACTGAAATCTGAAAATGGAAACACACTTTCCAATTTCCTGCAGGATGTGACTGATGAGAACTGCTTTAAAACCATCCAGCTAACCAATGTTAAGGACAATGATGATTTTAAACCTCAGAAAGAAGATATCATAGGGAAGGTATCACAGGCTCTCGAACAAAGGTTCCGGTCAATGGAGACTGATCCTATATTGACCGCAGCTGCCACACTGATGGGATTACAGGAATATCCAAGGGACAGGGATGAAATGGCAACGTATGCCACTGCTGAACTGAACTTGCTAGTGGAACACTTCACTATTCCTCTTAGAGAAGCAGGCTGTACCATAGCCAATATTGGAAAGGAGTTCAAGGATTTGAAGGCATATCTGTTGAGAAACAAAAACGTttctttacaaaatattttccaaCGAGATGATTTGTGCCACCGCTTACATAACCTTCTCATGTTGATGGAAATCCTTCTGGTGTTCCCCATATCAAGTGCCTGTTGTGAAAGAGGGTTTTCGGCCATGAAGCGTGTCAAATCAGACTGGAGGAGTAGACTCACCCCTGAAATGCTGCAGAAACTATTGTTTATAGTGATTGAAGGACCATCAGTTGATGATTTTAACACTGCACGGGTTATGGACAGATGGTGGTCCTCGGAAAGGGCAAAGAAGCCAGGCTTTAACCCGAACGATTTCATGTAA